The sequence TGGCTGTGCCGAGGGCGGTCGCGACCGTCCGACAGGCGGACGCCGGGGACCGCCTGTTGCGGGGCGGCGTCCGGACTGCCCTGTCGATTCGGAGCCGCCGGTCCTCGAGGCGAGCAGGGCAGGCCGGGCCTCGGCTGCCTCGGGTGACTCGCCGGAGGTGATGGTCGGCCTCGACGTCGAGGATGGCGGAGTCATGCCCGCATCGGTGCGGACGGTGGCGCAGAATCCGTCGGGCGGCATCGGCGTAATCGGCGTCGGCCGGGCTGCCGACCGGCTTCGACGCGGTGCCCGCGCTGTACGAGGCGAGTGCGCAGGCGTCGGCTGCCGGGACTTCACCCGAATCGGCAGGACGCCCGGATCGACTCTCCCGCTTCCTGAGAGTTCCGTTCCTGAAAGCGCTTCCGGTTCCTGAACGGCACCCCTGCTCCTGAAGGCGCTCCCGGTTCCTGGAATCGGTCGTTTCCCCCGACGCGGCAGGGGAACCCGTGTCGGTGCGCGCTGGGCGGCCAGCCGAGGAAGCCCCACTCACGGTGCTCGGTTCGTCACCCATAGCCCCGGCCGATGCGGGCGGTATGGCACGTGCTAGGTGTGGAAAAGGAGCGGTCGAAAAACCTTCCTTCAGCGGCCGGGAACGCGTGACGGCGCCGGTGTGTTGCAGCACCTGAGCGGACAGCGGGAGCGCACAACGTGCACACTGGCTGGTCGAACGAATGGAATCTTGAGCGAAAGAGCGGGACAGCGTGGCTGGAACGACACGGACGAAGAGAACGGGCACGAGCGGTGACGGTCGCCGGAGACTGGTGATCGTCGAGTCGCCGACGAAGGCCCGTAAGATCGCTCCGTATCTCGGCAGCGACTACGTCGTCGAGTCGTCCCGTGGCCACATCCGGGACCTGCCGAGGGGCGCAGCCGACGTGCCAGCCAAATACAAGGGGCAGTCGTGGGCGCGCCTCGGAGTCGATGTCGATAACGGGTTCGAGCCGCTCTACGTCATCACGCCGGACAAGAAGTCCACGGTCAGCGAGCTGAAAAGCCTGCTCAAGGACGTGGACGAGCTGTATCTCGCCACCGACCCCGACCGCGAGGGCGAGGCCATCGCATGGCATTTGCTCGAAGCGCTCAAGCCGAAGATCCCGGTGCGGCGCATGGTCTTCCACGAGGTGACCGAGCAGGCCATCCGCGCTGCCGCCGAAAGTACTCGTGATCTCGACTCGGACCTCGTTGACGCGCAGGAGACCCGGCGCATCCTCGACCGGCTCTACGGCTACGAGGTGTCGCCAGTGCTGTGGAAGAAGGTCATGCCGAAGCTGTCGGCGGGCCGGGTCCAGTCGGTGGCCACCAGGGTGATCGTGGAGCGGGAACGTGAGCGCATGCGGTTCACGTCCGCGTCGTACTGGGACATCTCCGCCGTCATGGACACCGGTGGGGCTCAGGGGGAGACAGGGCCGCGTTCTTTCCCAGCCCGGCTCACCTCTGTGGACGGCGCGCGGCTGGCGACCGGTCGCGACTTCGGCCCGGACGGCAGGCTCAAGGAGCAGTCGCAGGACGTGCGGGTGCTGGGGGAGGTCGATGCGAACCGGCTGGCCGGAGCTCTGGCGGGCCGCGAGTTCAGGGTCACGAGCGTCGAGGAGAAGCCCTACACGCGTAGGCCGTACGCGCCGTTCATGACATCGACGTTGCAGCAGGAAGCGGGGCGCAAACTCCGGTTCTCGTCGGAACGCACGATGCGGGTGGCGCAGCGGCTCTACGAGAACGGCTACATCACCTATATGCGTACCGACTCCACGACGTTGTCGGAGTCGGCGCTGTCGGCGGCGCGCAGCCAGGCCACCGAGTTGTACGGCTCCGAGTACGTCGCGGACAAGCCGCGCCAGTACACACGCAAGGTCAAGAACGCGCAGGAGGCACACGAGGCGATCCGGCCAGCCGGTGAGGTCTTCCGTACCCCCGGCGCTGTGGCGGCCGAGCTGGAGTCCGACGAGTTCCGGCTGTACGAGTTGATCTGGCAGCGCACGATCGCCTCGCAGATGGCCGACGCCAAGGGCACCACGATGTCGGTGCGGATCTCCGGCACGGCGGCCAGCGGCGAGGAGTGCGTGTTCTCGGCTTCGGGGCGCACCATCACGTTCCCCGGCTTCCTCAAGGCGTACGTCGAGTCGGTTGACGCCGAGGCAGGAGGGGAGGCCGACGACAAGCAGAGCAGGCTGCCGAGGCTGGCGAGGGACCAGGCGCTGACGGCGACGGAGCTCGACCCCGACTCGCACGCCACCTCGCCCCCTCCGCGTTACAGCGAGCCGAGCCTGGTCAGCAAGCTGGAGGAACTCGGGATCGGCAGGCCCTCGACGTACGCGTCGATCATCAACACCATCCAGGACCGCGGCTACGTGTGGAAGAAGGGGTCCGCGCTGGTGCCGTCGTGGGTGGCGTTCTCGGTGGTGGGCCTGCTGGAACGGCACTTCGAGCGGCTGGTGGACTACGACTTCACCGCCGCGATGGAGGACGAACTCGACCGAATCGCCGCAGGCGACGAGCAGCGCACCGAGTGGCTGTCGCGCTTCTACTTCGGCGGCGAGATGGGTGTTGACGGCTCGATCGGCAGGCTCGGCGGGCTGAAGAAGCTCGTCGGCTCCGGTGTCGAGGACATCGACGCACGGGAGATCAACTCGATCCCGATGTTCCCAGACAGCGAGGGCCGCCAGGTCTACGTGCGGGTCGGCCGCTACGGGCCGTACCTCGAACGCGAGGTCGATGGCCAGTCGCAGCGCGCGAACCTGCCGGAGGACCTCCCGCCGGACGAGTTGACGCCCGAGATCGCGGAGAAGTTGTTCGCGACACCGCAGGAGGGGCGGGTGCTGGGCACCGACCCCGGCAGCGGCCACGAGATCGTCGCGAAGGAGGGTCGTTTCGGTCCTTACGTGACCGAGATCCTGCCCGAGCCGGAGCAGGGCGAGGACGGCGCGAAGGCAGGTAAGGCGAAGAAGGCCAAAGCGGCCAAGCCGGCCAAACCGAGGACGGCTTCGCTGTTCAAGTCGATGTCGGTGCAGGACGTGACGCTGGAGGACGCGCTGCGGTTGCTGTCCCTGCCCCGCGTCGTCGGAACAGACCCGGAGAGCGGCGAGGAGATCACGGCGCAGAACGGCCGCTACGGGCCGTACCTGAAGAAGGGCAAAGACTCGCGGTCGCTGTCGAGCGAGGAGCAGATCTTCGAGATCACGCTGGACGAAGCGCTCAAGATCTACGCGGAGCCGAAGCGGAGGGGAAGGCAGGCCGCTGCAAAGCCGCCGTTGAAGGAACTCGGTGATGACCCGGTGTCGGGCAAGCCGATCGTCGTGAAGGACGGCCGGTTCGGCCCGTACGTCACCGACGGCGAGTACAACGCCTCCCTGCGCAAGTCCGACTCCGTTGACGACCTCACGCCGGAGCGGGCGGCCGAACTGCTGGCGGAGAAGCGGGCGAAAGGGCCGGCGAAGAAGAAGGCCACCACCACCCGGCGCAAGACGGCGTCGGCGACGAAGTCGAAGAGCTGACCTGCTCGCGCCCGGCCTTCGCCGAACACGGCGAGTGATCGACACTGTGCTCCGATGAGCGGGTGGCGAGGGCGTGGATTACCGCTACCCTGGTCAACGCACGGCACGCGGTGTGCCACGCAGTGTGAGAACGCTGGTGGCGCACACACCGAGCCCGACCATGGGAGGACGTGTGGTGGACGCGGACGGTACTCAGGCTCCTGAGCCGCCGAAGCCGTTCAGCGACCCGTTGGGTGGCGCGCCGGAGGGCGGTGCGGCAGGCAGAGCCGACGGTGCGGCGGCGAGCGGCGAGGTCGCGAAGCCCGTCGAGGTCGATCGCGAGGCGGCGCGGCAGCTGGCCACCGTGCTGGCGGAGCAGAATGCGCGGGCACCCGCCGGTGCCGGCCCTGATGCGGGCCCCGATGCCGACGACGAGCCGACGGCGGAGATACCACCGCAGAAGGCGGGAGTGAGAGCGTCGAGACCCGCACTGCTCGCTCCCATCCTGCGAAGGCGCGGGCCCACAGGCGGGGTTGTGCGGCGAGGTGGGCGAGCGGCTCCCCGGATGCGGAGGCCGTCGTCCGGAGCGGCGGGATTCGCGGTGGCGCTCACGCTCATGCTGATCTTCTTGCTGATCGCCATTCAGTTCGTGGCCAGTTTCGTGGAAAGTGTGACGGGCATATTCGGCTGAGCCGGCACGAGAACGATTCGTGCCGACA comes from Saccharomonospora xinjiangensis XJ-54 and encodes:
- the topA gene encoding type I DNA topoisomerase; this encodes MAGTTRTKRTGTSGDGRRRLVIVESPTKARKIAPYLGSDYVVESSRGHIRDLPRGAADVPAKYKGQSWARLGVDVDNGFEPLYVITPDKKSTVSELKSLLKDVDELYLATDPDREGEAIAWHLLEALKPKIPVRRMVFHEVTEQAIRAAAESTRDLDSDLVDAQETRRILDRLYGYEVSPVLWKKVMPKLSAGRVQSVATRVIVERERERMRFTSASYWDISAVMDTGGAQGETGPRSFPARLTSVDGARLATGRDFGPDGRLKEQSQDVRVLGEVDANRLAGALAGREFRVTSVEEKPYTRRPYAPFMTSTLQQEAGRKLRFSSERTMRVAQRLYENGYITYMRTDSTTLSESALSAARSQATELYGSEYVADKPRQYTRKVKNAQEAHEAIRPAGEVFRTPGAVAAELESDEFRLYELIWQRTIASQMADAKGTTMSVRISGTAASGEECVFSASGRTITFPGFLKAYVESVDAEAGGEADDKQSRLPRLARDQALTATELDPDSHATSPPPRYSEPSLVSKLEELGIGRPSTYASIINTIQDRGYVWKKGSALVPSWVAFSVVGLLERHFERLVDYDFTAAMEDELDRIAAGDEQRTEWLSRFYFGGEMGVDGSIGRLGGLKKLVGSGVEDIDAREINSIPMFPDSEGRQVYVRVGRYGPYLEREVDGQSQRANLPEDLPPDELTPEIAEKLFATPQEGRVLGTDPGSGHEIVAKEGRFGPYVTEILPEPEQGEDGAKAGKAKKAKAAKPAKPRTASLFKSMSVQDVTLEDALRLLSLPRVVGTDPESGEEITAQNGRYGPYLKKGKDSRSLSSEEQIFEITLDEALKIYAEPKRRGRQAAAKPPLKELGDDPVSGKPIVVKDGRFGPYVTDGEYNASLRKSDSVDDLTPERAAELLAEKRAKGPAKKKATTTRRKTASATKSKS